The Streptomyces sp. NBC_00335 DNA window TCCTGAGACCCGGCTCCCAGAACTCGACGTCGGAAAGCAGCCAGCGCTCCGGCAGCCCGGCGTCGAGCATGGGAAGCACCATGAACCTTTCCACACCGAGTACCCGCACGCGCACGACCGCCCCCGGCGTACTCGACCGGGACGAGCTGTTCCAGCAGCTGAACACCGACGGCGTGGCCCTCACCCCGCCCCTCCTCGACCGCGAGCAGTGCCGGGAGATCGCCGCCCTGTTCGACGAGCCGCGGCTGTTCCGCTCCACCGTGGTGATGCAGCGCTACCAGTTCGGACGCGGCTCCTACAAATACTTCGCCGACCCCGCCGTGATCCCGCTGGTGGGCCGACTGCGCGAGGAGCTGTATCCCCTCGTCGCCTGGATGGCCAACCAGTGGGCCCCGCAGCTGAAGGAGCGCAGCTACCCCGCCACCCTCGACGAGCTGCTCGCCGAGTGCGCGGCCGGCGGCCAAACGCGGCCCACCCCGCTCCTCCTGCGCTACGACAAGGGCGACTACGCCTGCCTCCACCAGGACGTCTACGGAGACATCGTCTTCCCCCTCCAAATCGCCATCATGCTCAACGAGCCGGGCGAGGACTTCACCGGAGGCGAGAACGTCTTCGTCGAGCAGCGCCCCCGCTCCCAGTCCCGGGCGCTGGTCGTCAAACCGTCCCTCGGCCAGGGAATGATCTTCCCGGTCCGGCACCGACCCGTCCGCGGGGTCCACGGCTTCCGCCGCCACCCCATGAAGCACGGAACCAACGCCGTCGACCGGGGCCGTCGCACGGTACTGGGCCTGATCTTCCACAACGCCCGCTGACGAAAAGGAAAGCCCGATGAAACTCTTCACGAGGACCAAAAGCCCCCTGGGCACCCTCCTCCTGGTCGCCGAGCGATCCACCCGCACCCCGCACGCCCTCACCATGGTGACCCTGGCCATGCCGGACAGCCGCAACACCACCGTGCCCCACGCCGATTGGCGGCACGACCCCGAAGCCTTCACCGAGGTGAACAACCAGCTGGCGGAGTACTTCGAGGGCCGTCGCACCCGCTTCGAGGTGGAGTACGCCGCAGGCGGCACCGAATTCCAGGAGCGCGTCTGGGACGCCATCGACACGATCCCGTACGGCACGACCACCACCTACGGCGCCCTCGCGGAGCGCCTTGACGTCCCCCGTGGCCAGGTACGCGCCCTGGGCGCGGCGATCGGAGCCAACCCCCTCCTGCTGCTACGCCCCTGCCACCGCGTGATCGGAGCGGACGGCACCCTGCGCGGCTACGCCGGCGGCATCGACCGCAAAGTCTCCCTGCTCACCCACGAGGGCGCCCTCCAGCCGATGCTCACGACCTGAACGAAAGAGCCCGATGAAGCCGCAGAACTCTCCTCACCCCCTCGGCACGGCGGACTGGACGGCCCTCGCCCAAGAACTCGACGCGTACGGGTGCGCGCTGACACCGCAACTCCTCAGCCCCGCCCAGTGCCGCGACCTCGCCTCCCTCTACCAGGACACGGAACGCTTCCGCACCACCATCGACATGGCCCGCTACCGCTTCGGATCCGGCGAGTACCGCTACTTCACGCACGAGCTCCCCGAACCCGTGGCAGCCCTGCGGGCCGCGCTCTACCCCCACCTCCTCACCATCGCCCGCGACTGGGCCGCACGCCTGGGCCGCCCCGCACCCTGGCCGGACTCGCTCGACGAGTGGATCGCGATGTGCCACGCGGCCGGACAGGACCGCTCGGCGCAGATCCTGCTGCGCTACGAGGAAGGCGACTGGAACGCCCTGCACCGCGACCTCTTCGGCGACATGGTCTTCCCGATGCAGGTCGTCATCGGCCTCGACGCCTACGGCACCGACTACACGGGCGGCGAGTTCCTGCTCGTGGAACAGCGCCCACGCGCCCAGTCCCGGGGCACCACGACCCCGCTGCCCCAAGGCCACGGCCTGATCTTCACCACCAAGGAGCGCCCGGTGCGCACCAAGCGGGGCTGGGCCGCAGGCGCCGTACGCCACGGCGTGAGCACGGTCCGCAGCGGCCGCCGCCACGCCCTGGGCCTGGTCTTCCACGACGCGGCCTGACCGGGTGTACCTGCTGACCGGGCCCGACGGCCGCCCGTACCCGTCCCCGACCCCGGGCCGGCTGGGCGGCCACCGCGGCGCACGCCTCTACGGACGCCTGGACTGCCCCTCGGCACTGCGGGCCATCGCCCGCGGCGGCTACATCCCGCACCGCGTCTTCTTCGCCGACGAACCCACCGCCCGGGTCGCGGGCTACCGCCCGTGCGCCCGCTGCCTCCCGCAGAAGTACTCCGACTGGAAAACCACCCAGAGAACCGGAGCCCAAGAATGAAGAGATCACCCCTTCTCGGTCCGGCCGAGGCAGCCGCCTACGCCGCGCTCCCACCCCCCGCCCCGCACACCGAGGCCGAACTGGCCTCCCTAGTCGCCCTCGTGACCCGATCCGGGGCCGAGACGGTGGTCATCGGTCACAGCCGCGACACCGCTTCGGCCGCCGCCGCGTCGGCCTTCGCCACGGCCTGGCGCTCCCGCGGCGGCGAAGTCCTGGACACGGTCACCTGGCCCGAACACGCCGCCTCCTGGCTACGCCCGGCCCTCCGCCTGACGACGCCCGCCCCCGACGCCTGGGTGATCGCCGCAGCCCCCCTCGGCTGGGCCCAGATGACCCGCCGCCTACTCCACAGCACCCCCTGGACCCCATCGCGCACCTTCACGTTCGCCTCACCGGTCACCCTCGCCGACGCCCCCACGGCCTTCGAGGTGCCGACGCCGAATGGCATCACGCGGCAGAGCTGGTAGTGAGATGGCGACGCCGCGGGGAGGGGCCAAGCCGCGCCGCAGGCTCGTTCGACCTCGGTTGTGCGCGAGGAGGACTTGTATGCCTATGAATTGTCGGGGCAGTCAGCCTCGGTCCATGTCGCGACGAGATCACGGCAGACGACGGTGAGTGAGCCGTTCCAGAACACGATCTCGTGACCACAGCCATGCTGGTGGGTCAGGACCTTCGTTCCTGCTCGTGGCTCTGTGGCCAACGAACCGTCGCACGACCTCCATGCTGTCGGCCTGGAGATTCACGACGGCTGGTTGATCCAGTCACCGGGGAGGGAATCGCGTACCGAGTCCAGCGCGGGAGCAGTGCGGCCCAGGGCCCAAAGCCACTCATCGGCCTCCTCTCGCAGCAGTGCATCAGACGAGGCGAACCACCGGATCACGCATCCCTCGACAGCCCACGTCGGGTAGTCGGGCAAGGCCAGACGCTGGAACCCGGGCGGTGCCTCGATGGTCTCTGACTCTTCGAGGGGGCGGTTGTCCGCACGCGTCGCATTGTGAGCGAAGAGGGACTCGGAGAGCAGCATCTCGATACATGCGGTGGAAAAGCGGTTGAGAAAGGGCTTCCAGGGGTCTGCGTCGCTGTCCTTGCGCCGGAAGACCACGGGCGGATCGTCGTCTTCCAGGTGCTCCTGGCGGATGGCCCACTCCGCGACCGCTTGGTTCTCCAACCGGAACACCAGAGCGCCGTCGTCAACATAGAGATGTTTCAAGGAAAGAAAGGAATCCTGGACACTGGTCAGGTCTGCCCGTCGCCCGAACAGTCCATATGCCTCCCACAAAGCTGTCGGCAGCGGCGATCCCAGGCGCCACTCCGCCTCGGTGAGCTCCTCGAACCCGCAGCCATCGCCGGCGCGGATTGGCTCGCGCCAATGCGCAACGAATCCCTCGATGAATCTCCAGGCATCCGCCCGATCCGAAACGGCCGCCAGCTCAGCAGCAACATCAAACCCCTCCGTCATACGCCGGAGAGTAGTCCCCCCGCCAATGCTCTGACGGACGCACCCATCAAGAACAGGCCCTCGCAAGCGCATAGTCGCAGGCAGCCCCTCCGCTGGCGGTGGGAGGCCCTGAGACAGAACTGTCACCAGTGATCCGCAAGCGAGCTTTTCGATCCCTGAGTTGGGTCGTTCGGCAGAGCAGTTTGCTGACCCGCAGTCCCATGGCTCTTCGCGTGGCTGGGATGATCGTGCGGTGAGTGATGCGAGGAGTCTGGCGGCGGAGGCCGTTGAGTCACACGTCCGGGCGTTCTTCGAAGGGCACTCCGTCGAGGCCATCGAGTTCGGCCTCGGGCCGCAACGGGGAGAGCCCATAGCCGACCTGCGCGTTCTCGTTGTGGCGCCAGGCCCCCGAAGCGACAGCTGGGCCTATGTGACCATCGGGTGCTCGGCCGAGATGGTGAAGGACGGGCACGGGCGTGAGTTCGTCATGACCGCCCCCGCCCGTGACCAACGGTTCGTTGAACTCACGGCGATGGTCGCTTCCTACCACTGCGGAGGCCATCAGCTCGACTTGGAACACAGCATGCCGATCGGCGAACCGTGGGTGCCGGGTTCGGCCTGCGACCACCTGCTGATCAGCCTGCCCTATCTCCACGGGCCCGATCTTGAGCACTGTTCGCTGCCTCAGGGACACGTCAGGATCCTGTGGACCCTTCCGGTGACGGCCGCCGAGATCGAGTTCCGCAGGAGCCGAGGTCACGAGGCGTTGGAGCGACGTCTCGATGACGCAGGGGTCATTCCCACCGACCCCTTCAGGTCATCCGTCGCTTGAGGCGCCGACGGGTCGTCACCCTTGGTGGCGGCCTGGCCCAGATGCGGGGCTTCATGCAACCACGAATCCACGGATGCCGAGTGGCAAGAGCCCCCGGCAGCACCTCCACACCCGCAAACTCGAGCTGGGTGACTGCGCCCGCCCCTACGGAACCCCCTGCCAGCATGAACATTCGTGCTTGCGCTGTCCCATGCTCCAGGTCGGTCTCACCAAGGCCAAGGGGGAGACTCGCGGCCCTCGACCGCAGCCTGGAGCGGACACGCGGCAACAGCAGCCAGTGCAGCCCGACCGCCCTGGGCATGCCGGTATGCACCGGACCACGGTCAGATTCGACCTGACCTGCGGGGCGTATTCCGTTGTTCCAGCAGCACTCGCCCCGCAGGGATCTACTCTGAACGGGTGGCGGGTTTTCCAGGTTTCGATGTGTTGTTGGCGCGGTTGGCAGAGCACCGAGGGTTGCGCGTCGATGAGCTGGCCCATGTGTCGGCTGTCCCGGAGACTGAAATGCGGGCGGTGTTCGACGGTGCAGCGCCGGGCCCGCCGTTGCTGCGACGGCTCGCCCCCGCACTTCAGCTGCACGCCGAGGATCTGTTTGTCATCGCTTCGGCGGCTCTGCCATTGGAGATGGTGCCGCTCGACCCGCGTGCCGGAACAGGGGTGGCCCGCCTTGCTGGGCACGCCGCGCAGTTGCCACGGGCGGACCGGGACCGGTTGCGCTGGCTCGCGGCGTCACTGCCACAAGAGGACCGCACACGGTCGGTCCCGGAAACACGCGCGTATCTGCAGTACCCGCCAGGTGCCGGCGGCCTGCTCATGCGTCTGCTCGCCAACCGGAACCTGGGGTGGGCCGCCGGAGCAAGAGCGTTTCTGTCCCTGACCGGCCGATACTGGTCTGCGGCCACGTACGGGCAGGTCGGCCACGGCCGTAAAGAACTTACCCCTGACCTCTTGGTTGACTACGCGACCGTGCTCGGCATCCGAGCAGACGACCTCGCCGCACTGACTGGCATCGTCGTGCCCGACGGAACCCCTCCACCAACCGGGGCCACGGCCGATGTGACCGGCCTCATCTGGGATGTCCGACGCCTGACCAACGATCAGGTATGGCAGCTAGGGGACACCGCTCAGGGGATGCGGCGTCTTTCCGCGCCTTGATCGGACTCCTCTCCGTCGGCGCCGACGCTCTTCGTGGCCCCTCGTTGGACAACATGCGGCGAAAAAAGATGAGTTGTCTTACGGTGCCGACGACTGTGGCCGCGCTTCGAATCCCGGTCTCACCTGCGCCCAGTGCGGATCCACCCAGCCGGCCGCCGGCCAGGGCTCCGTACATTTGGCCAACCAGGTGGCGGGCCTCAATGTCCAACTCCGCATGAGGCGTGCGGTGCGTGCGGCTCCGCTCCTGAGCGTGAAGTGGCGGTCCGGCCTCCGTGTTGGTGCCTGAGTGCTCTTGACAGTCGGGGCGCCCACACGCACCCTTTCACTAGTTGCTTAGTGAAAGGGGGATAGTTCGCGTGATCGAGTACCGCATCGACCGGCGCAGTGGTGTGGCCACCTATCTCCAGATCGTGCAACAGACCAAACAGGCTCTCCGCCTGGGCTTGTTGGAGCCGGGGGACCAGCTACCCACTGCCCGTGAAGTGGTCGAGGCCCTCGCCGTCAATCCCAACACCGTGCTCAAGGCGTACCGGGAGCTCGAACGCGAGGGGCTGGTGGAGGGCCGCAGAGGGCTTGGAACCTTCGTCCGCCGGACGCTGGGCGAGGGCGGGGCGGCCGACGGGGCGCTGCGCACCGAGCTCGCCCAGTGGCTGGCACGGGCCCGGCGGGCGGGCCTGGAGCAGGACGACATCACCGCACTGTTCACCTCCGTACTGAGCGGATCCGACAGTGAATCGAACCAGGGGGACGAGGAATGACGGCAGCCATCGAAGCGCAAGGCCTCGGACGGAGGTTCCGCCGCGGTAGCTGGGCCCTGAGGGACTGCTCTTTCCGGCTTCCCGCCGGTCGCATTTGCGCCCTGATCGGCCCCAACGGGGCGGGCAAGTCCACCCTGTTGGCCTTGGCCGCGGGCGTACTGAAGCCCACCGAGGGCACCCTGACGACGCCGGCCCGCGAGGCCATTGCCTATGTCGCCCAGGACAAACCGCTCTACCCGCATCTGACGGTCGCCGAGACCCTGCGCATGGGCGCCGACCTCAATCCCGGCCGCTGGGACCCGGCCGCCGCAGGCAAGATGGTGGAGGCCGGCGACCTCGATCCGGGCGGACGCGTCCGCGCCCTGTCCGGGGGCCAGCGCTCCCGGCTCGCCCTGGCCTTGGCCCTCGGAAAGCGGCCCACGCTGCTGCTCCTGGACGAAGCGCTGTCCGACGTGGACCCGTTCGCCCGCCGCGAACTGATGGGGGTGCTGCTGGCGACGGCCGCCGAACACGGCACCACCGTCCTGATGTCCTCGCACATCCTCTCCGAGCTGGAGGACGCCTGCGACCACCTGCTCCTGATCGACGGCGGACGCGTCCGGCTCGGCGGATCAGTCGATGATCTCCTGCAAGCCCACACCCTGGTAACCGGCCCGATCCGCGACCTGGCTCCGCACACCGTGATCGCCACGCGCTCCACCGGGCGCCAACTCAGCGCCCTGATCCGTCCGGAAGGAACCGTGAACACCGGCAGCGACGGCTGGCAGGCCATCGAACCCACCCTGGAAGAACTGGTGCTCGCCCACCTCGGCGCCCCGGATGTTCCGGTCCTGCTCACCCCGGCCG harbors:
- a CDS encoding ABC transporter ATP-binding protein — translated: MTAAIEAQGLGRRFRRGSWALRDCSFRLPAGRICALIGPNGAGKSTLLALAAGVLKPTEGTLTTPAREAIAYVAQDKPLYPHLTVAETLRMGADLNPGRWDPAAAGKMVEAGDLDPGGRVRALSGGQRSRLALALALGKRPTLLLLDEALSDVDPFARRELMGVLLATAAEHGTTVLMSSHILSELEDACDHLLLIDGGRVRLGGSVDDLLQAHTLVTGPIRDLAPHTVIATRSTGRQLSALIRPEGTVNTGSDGWQAIEPTLEELVLAHLGAPDVPVLLTPAVEVAA
- a CDS encoding 2OG-Fe(II) oxygenase, which gives rise to MKPQNSPHPLGTADWTALAQELDAYGCALTPQLLSPAQCRDLASLYQDTERFRTTIDMARYRFGSGEYRYFTHELPEPVAALRAALYPHLLTIARDWAARLGRPAPWPDSLDEWIAMCHAAGQDRSAQILLRYEEGDWNALHRDLFGDMVFPMQVVIGLDAYGTDYTGGEFLLVEQRPRAQSRGTTTPLPQGHGLIFTTKERPVRTKRGWAAGAVRHGVSTVRSGRRHALGLVFHDAA
- a CDS encoding suppressor of fused domain protein encodes the protein MSDARSLAAEAVESHVRAFFEGHSVEAIEFGLGPQRGEPIADLRVLVVAPGPRSDSWAYVTIGCSAEMVKDGHGREFVMTAPARDQRFVELTAMVASYHCGGHQLDLEHSMPIGEPWVPGSACDHLLISLPYLHGPDLEHCSLPQGHVRILWTLPVTAAEIEFRRSRGHEALERRLDDAGVIPTDPFRSSVA
- a CDS encoding GntR family transcriptional regulator codes for the protein MIEYRIDRRSGVATYLQIVQQTKQALRLGLLEPGDQLPTAREVVEALAVNPNTVLKAYRELEREGLVEGRRGLGTFVRRTLGEGGAADGALRTELAQWLARARRAGLEQDDITALFTSVLSGSDSESNQGDEE
- a CDS encoding Ada metal-binding domain-containing protein; translation: MYLLTGPDGRPYPSPTPGRLGGHRGARLYGRLDCPSALRAIARGGYIPHRVFFADEPTARVAGYRPCARCLPQKYSDWKTTQRTGAQE
- a CDS encoding methylated-DNA--[protein]-cysteine S-methyltransferase, translating into MKLFTRTKSPLGTLLLVAERSTRTPHALTMVTLAMPDSRNTTVPHADWRHDPEAFTEVNNQLAEYFEGRRTRFEVEYAAGGTEFQERVWDAIDTIPYGTTTTYGALAERLDVPRGQVRALGAAIGANPLLLLRPCHRVIGADGTLRGYAGGIDRKVSLLTHEGALQPMLTT
- a CDS encoding 2OG-Fe(II) oxygenase — translated: MNLSTPSTRTRTTAPGVLDRDELFQQLNTDGVALTPPLLDREQCREIAALFDEPRLFRSTVVMQRYQFGRGSYKYFADPAVIPLVGRLREELYPLVAWMANQWAPQLKERSYPATLDELLAECAAGGQTRPTPLLLRYDKGDYACLHQDVYGDIVFPLQIAIMLNEPGEDFTGGENVFVEQRPRSQSRALVVKPSLGQGMIFPVRHRPVRGVHGFRRHPMKHGTNAVDRGRRTVLGLIFHNAR